A region of the Thamnophis elegans isolate rThaEle1 chromosome 1, rThaEle1.pri, whole genome shotgun sequence genome:
GAGATGGTCAGCATAAAAACCTTTCTATAGCCAATAAAGCACATACTGAATTCTTTTGGGTAGCCTTTGGCTTTCACAATTTCCCAGTGTTCCTTAGCAGTGTTCCTTAATCTTTTCTAAACCCAGTTAAAACATACATCgtctaaattaatttttttcagcAATGTTTTATGTTGTTAGTTTTGATTAGTCATATACATGGCGACTCTGCATGCAATTACgactgcagcatcccacagtcacgtgGTCACATTTGCAACCTTTCTGCCAGCAATCACTGGGGAAGCTGACTGGAAATTGCAAGTCATGGTCACGTCATACTTTATGCCCACacaattcgcttaatgaccacaactggAACTTATGTCatcattatttttttgctttatgcCTGTGTTGCTGGTCCCAATCTTGGtcattaaggactacctgtagttccttTCTGTATAGAAAATATTGTTTGGACTGTGTGGTAACTTTGTAGCCATTTAATTTATGTCCTTTTTATAGGGTAGTGTTACCATTAGAAATGCGATTTATGACCTCTTTGGAACTGATAATGCAAGAATAAGCATAAAATTCTGTAATGTTATGTTCTTGAAAGGTTCCAATGGATTTTCTCTAAATCCTGTTTTGGTAAATATAACATTTTGCCCTAAAAACAGCAAGAAtatttacaataaatattttctaCTTTAAAACACTTCATTAAACTACTACCAAGAAAGAAATTTCATCAGTCCTGTTCTCATAAGATCAAAATTAGTACACAAAAATTACTAATATCAGAATAGTCATTTCATATTCAACTTTAATATAAAAAGATATTAGTCACTTCCAAATGTTTAAGAAAGATCTCCTTACAAATTATGTGGTCTGACACAAAACTGAATTACAAAATTAGGCAGTACTTGCCAAGATTAAAAAACATACAGTGCTATTTTCAAATTAGCTGTTTCAAAAGCACTTAAATTATTAAGGCCACAGTCATGAAGCTACTTTCATATAAGCTGCCCCATTAAATCTCAGGAAGGGATAATCATGCAAAATGGTCTTAAATTCTAATATATAAACCAAGACAAAGACATTTAATGATGTACACAGAAGACATGGATCTTTATGCATAGAACAGTTGCTTTAATTGTGCATAATGAACCTTActggttagagttagggttaactTCCTTTACACAAAGATATACTGCATCTATGACATGCTGGGAGAAATGTGTCCAATATTTTGAAATCTATATTTGATCTCAGCATCACCAGAGAAACCATTTTCAAAGAATTTATTTTAAGCAAGCAACCAATCCAATTTTAATCACAGGGAACAAATGCAAAATAGCTAAAATGGCCTGCAATGGTAATAGTTATGTTGATATTGAAGCAAATGTTTATTTTGCTCAAAATAattgtttcattctttttttccgtCACCTTGCAATTGTTTTATCTATATCTCCAGTtaacaaggaaagaaaatgggcaaTTTATTATAAATGGTATGCACTAGGATTTTTAGTAGATAATTACATGCATGTGAATGTATGTTTCTCTTAAATAATAATTTGCTGAGATAATATGTTTATAAGGACTCAAAGGAATGCACATTTACAGACTGGCAACTAGAACAATTTAAGTTTGGAGAACTTGAAGTCCTCTGTAACAGTTGGTTAGTAATTAGTGCAATAAAGGGGTGTTTTCCCCTAAATATAAAAGTAAATGGTAAACTTCAGCCAATAATTTGTTTGATGACagagttatataaatatttataaataaaacccATATAATTTATGCTTGAAGATAACAAAAACATGGCTTGAAGTGAAGTTTAAATGCATCAAGAGTTCCTGAAGCCTATTGGAAGCTCTTCCTCAGATGTTTAGGTTTCAAGAATAACTTGATTTCTAATACTCTACTTCAAGGCTGAATGCCAATAACAGTTCAGCTTGTAGTTAACAATTACACATACTTCTACTCTACTGCACTATGCAGGGGTAGTCAGTTATAAGGGAGAAAAGTCCCTTtttcaaaacaattaaaaaatacaacTGCAAATATTTCAAGATATTAAATAAGCAGTTTTGAGACAGAATTCATAGCAAAAATATATCTTCAGAAAATAGCTATAATATTCTGAACActgatactttttttaaaaaaattataattttaaaagaaaaaacagaaaaaactaAGAAAATGAGAAATAGCTGCTTTACAATTTTTCCAAGAGCTCATGTGGTAAATAAACTTACAGAACATAGCATTTATGTGAAATTAAGGAGGGAAAACCGAAGCATTTTCTCTTTATACCAAATTAATTCCATAAAACGAAACAGCAGGCACTAATGCCAGGGGTAGTTAAAAGTTTCTTAATTTGAAATTATTAAGTTTTTGTCGGGCAAACGTAGTCCCTTGAGTAAGATGATATCACTAGAAGCGATGCACTGAAATTTTCAGTTCTGCCCCCTTCTCTGGGGTGGTAAGAAAATACTTCTGGGAAATAATGTACTCATGGTGATCACTTTGCTTCTGAATGGTGGTGGTACAATCTCAAGGTTCTGGTAGGCTGCAGGGAAGCACTCCTAAACTAGACATTATGGGATTTGACTTCATTTGTGGTATTTTAAGGACTGGAGTGTCTTTAACAGTTTCACCCTGCAGTTATGAGATAGGCAAGAAAGAATAATCCTGATATACTAATTTGCCCTTAATGTTAGAAGAGCCTCCTGGTAAGTTAGGCctcaaaaatagaaaaatgcatgGTCAGAATACAGAGTACATGATTACATCTAGAGATCTTTTGACATGTCAGTGTGCTGCTGAAAATTAGGGAATTCCCAAAGTAATTTGCGATATATAATGTGTTGTTgtagatttaaattaatttttaaaaagcttgggCATGACAATTTAAATGTATGCTTTTGATTATCTCCGGACTGTGGCCACTAAAGTATATACTTAGCAAAACTGAACACTACAAATTATGggttaattttataaattaacTCAATTTTGCAAAATGATGTGAATTGGGGGCAAGCCGGTAAGGGAAGATCACATCCAGGTTTAAGAGAACAAAATATCtcaaaaagttttattgtttacAACCTAGCTTCTTCAAGGGATTTTTCTTAGTTTCAAGATTCAACCAGAATCTCTACAAAATGATCAAGCTCATTAAGATCAGACTTACAGTTAGAATTGAATTTGTGGCTCCTTGAGGAAAGGTTTCAAGAACATCACAGTGTCCCATTTTTGTATTGCCCATCATCCCTGTTAATACAGTATCAAGAGTGTAATAAGAACTGTCAACTTCTGAAAAAAGATCTTCAACAGCGTCAGAAGTTTTAGTTTCAAATATTTGATCTAATGATGACTTATGGAAGTTTACTCTATTTTCTGGAATGCTATCCATCTCCCACATGTTTCCCTGCAAGCTTCTGGATGCTTGTAGCACAGCAGGCCTTAAGATGTCTACATTCTCTTGTGATTGTGTGTCCTCAAAATTCTTAGAGAAACCACTATATTCTTGAGCAAGCTTTTCTTCAGTTTGCTCTTTGGAAGAACGACAGAGAATATCTGTTGAAACAAGACGGTCCAGAGAGGCTGGTCCTGTACTCTGAGGATTTATCATCTGCCAACTTCCATCTTGAGTCATTTCTTCTTGGATCTGCCGTACGGTGTTTGCTATAAGCACTGAACGATACAGATTAGGTTCAACAAGCATGTGGCAGAGCTGAAGTTTTACCAATGACATGTCTAGCAGTGTCTGGCGCTGAAGGTTATATGAAGGAATAGCTTTAAAGCCAGTAAAACTTCCTTCAATATCATCTTCACCTTCAATACGTTTCCTCTTCAGTCCACGTACAAACATTGTGTCCTAGTGAAAACAGAAAATATCATTAGTTAACTATCTTCTAAAAAGGCTTTGCATATTAAATAAAAGCTGTTTAACGTAGTGAAAAAAACTTGTACTAATTGTAGGTGCTaagaaagcttttgataatttGAATTGGGAATTTTTGTTTAAAGTTCTGGAAGATATGAATTTTATTAAAGGAATCAAGTTAATATATACATCTGTAAAGACCTGAATATAGTTAATGGTATTTTGACTAAATCATGTGACATATACTATATGTAATTGTAGAAACATTGtcaaaaatgttaattttaaagTAAGAGTTTGATATATTTGTATTCATAACCATATTAAACCAAGTCAGAAataattctttttctatttcttttttttgaacTCTTTATCTATCATTcttgatcttttttctttttaaaaccttttctttcttgtctttatCTTTTAACTTTCTGTATTTGAAAATCAATAACTTAAAATAAAAGCAGTTTGGATATGCAATTGATAGATATATACCTTCACTCtggaagtagaatgtctaaagAAAGGTAGAAATATTTTACCCTAATTAGCAATAGTGTATAGCAGAGGGTATCAAACttggtttcattgagggccgcatcagggttgtgtttgaccttggggggtgggggtggccagggtgggcatggccagctcgacatcactcatgttgggagtGTCAGTGGTGGcctgaatgctctgccagtgaaaacgggctcccaagctccgttttcagctgtgacacccatctgcaaccctctgccagcaaaaacaaagcttAGGAGGGTTGCACATAGTCTTCCcgagctcagtttttgctggcaaaggcactgtggaccagtccttcattgtttccagtgtAATAGTTTTTGAGCGatagccagtttgatgtaatggttaaggcaccgggCTTGAAATTGGGAGACTGCAAGTTCTAATTCCACCTTAGATATGAAGCCagatgggtaactttgggccagtccatcTGTCAGTCATAGAGAAAAGGCaacagcaatggcaaaccacttccaaaaacctGCATGGACTTGACAAGGTAGATGTCAGGAGTCAGCCCCAACTTGagagctcaaaaaaaaaaaaaagtttgcatttatgaattcattcattcattcattgaattcTATTCCGAACTTTCAAAAATTAAGATATTGGTGATACCCCATCTTTCTTGTGCAATTTTTTTAAGCCTAAAGTTGTGTGATCAATTTCCCCCATAACAATTGATTTCCATCAAAAGACAGTATCTTATTCAggatttaggcaagaaaaacaaaatgcacaggttcaGCATATGTGAtacctcactcaatagtagtaactatgagagggaacttacgaatcctagtggacaaccatttaaatatgagccacccagtgtgcagcagttgccaaaaaagccgacACAGTTCtatgctgcataaacagagggatagaatcaagatcacgttaagtgttaataccactttataatgtcttggtaaggatACACTTGGAAtacaccatgatgtaaaaaagaataccactttataatgcttggtaaggctacacttggaatacaccacgatgtaaaaaagatgtggactcc
Encoded here:
- the CDCA4 gene encoding cell division cycle-associated protein 4 — translated: MGEEEGLHQAPLLDTMFVRGLKRKRIEGEDDIEGSFTGFKAIPSYNLQRQTLLDMSLVKLQLCHMLVEPNLYRSVLIANTVRQIQEEMTQDGSWQMINPQSTGPASLDRLVSTDILCRSSKEQTEEKLAQEYSGFSKNFEDTQSQENVDILRPAVLQASRSLQGNMWEMDSIPENRVNFHKSSLDQIFETKTSDAVEDLFSEVDSSYYTLDTVLTGMMGNTKMGHCDVLETFPQGATNSILTVSLILMSLIIL